In a single window of the Campylobacter fetus subsp. testudinum 03-427 genome:
- the purB gene encoding adenylosuccinate lyase (Pfam matches to PF00206.16 Lyase_1, and to PF10397.5 ADSL_C), translated as MVERYARKIMSDKWSMQAKYDAWLKVELAAVKAWNKLGFIPDNDCEKICKNSKFDIARIDEIEKTTKHDVIAFLTSVSESLGEESRFVHFGMTSSDCIDTAVALQIKDSLELILQDISNLMNALKTRAQEHKNTLMVGRSHGIHGEPITFGLVLAIWYDEIKRAYELLEHAKKTISVGMISGAMGNFAHAPLELEELVCEYLGLSPAPASNQIIQRDRYAQVISALAILASSCEKIAVAIRHYQRTEVYEAEEYFSPGQKGSSAMPHKRNPVLSENVTGLCRMIRSYAIPAMENVALWHERDISHSSVERFILPDSFVTTDFMLNRLTNLISNLVVYPENMMKNLNLTGGLVFSQRVLLELPKREVSREDAYKIVQRNAMKVWADLQEGKKAIDENGHSLFLQNLLNDSDLRAKLSEKEIKECFEYDYYTKNVDGIFKRVFQ; from the coding sequence GTGGTCGAAAGATATGCTAGAAAAATCATGAGCGATAAGTGGAGTATGCAAGCTAAATACGACGCTTGGCTAAAGGTAGAACTCGCAGCTGTAAAAGCATGGAACAAACTAGGCTTTATACCAGATAACGACTGTGAAAAAATTTGTAAAAACTCTAAATTTGATATAGCTCGTATAGATGAGATAGAAAAAACTACAAAACACGATGTTATAGCTTTTTTAACTAGTGTAAGCGAAAGTTTAGGCGAAGAGAGTCGTTTCGTGCATTTTGGTATGACAAGCAGCGATTGCATAGATACTGCCGTCGCACTCCAGATAAAAGATAGTTTAGAACTCATACTACAAGATATATCAAATTTGATGAATGCTCTAAAAACTCGCGCACAGGAGCATAAAAATACACTTATGGTAGGTCGCAGCCACGGAATTCACGGTGAGCCTATAACATTTGGTTTAGTACTTGCTATATGGTATGATGAGATAAAAAGAGCTTATGAGCTTCTAGAACATGCGAAAAAAACCATAAGCGTCGGTATGATAAGCGGAGCTATGGGAAATTTTGCTCACGCTCCACTTGAGCTTGAAGAGCTTGTTTGTGAGTATCTTGGTCTAAGCCCTGCTCCAGCGTCAAATCAGATCATACAAAGAGATAGATACGCTCAAGTCATAAGTGCGCTTGCCATACTCGCTAGTAGTTGTGAAAAAATAGCAGTCGCGATAAGACACTATCAAAGAACCGAAGTTTATGAAGCCGAAGAGTACTTTAGCCCCGGACAAAAAGGCTCAAGTGCTATGCCTCATAAAAGAAATCCAGTCTTAAGCGAAAATGTAACTGGGCTTTGTAGAATGATCCGCTCATACGCTATCCCGGCTATGGAAAATGTAGCTTTATGGCACGAAAGAGACATCAGCCATAGTTCAGTCGAGAGATTTATACTTCCTGATAGTTTCGTAACGACTGATTTTATGCTAAATCGTCTTACGAATTTAATCTCAAATTTAGTAGTATATCCAGAAAATATGATGAAAAATTTAAACCTAACTGGCGGACTTGTATTTTCTCAACGCGTCTTGCTTGAGCTACCAAAACGAGAGGTTAGCCGCGAAGATGCTTATAAGATCGTCCAAAGAAATGCTATGAAAGTTTGGGCTGACTTGCAAGAAGGTAAAAAAGCCATAGATGAAAACGGACACAGTCTATTTTTACAAAATTTACTAAACGATAGTGATCTAAGAGCAAAACTAAGCGAAAAAGAGATAAAAGAGTGCTTTGAGTATGACTATTATACAAAAAACGTAGATGGAATATTTAAAAGAGTGTTTCAATAA
- the nrdA gene encoding aerobic ribonucleoside-diphosphate reductase Ia, B1 protein subunit NrdA (Pfam matches to PF02867.11 Ribonuc_red_lgC, and to PF00317.17 Ribonuc_red_lgN, and to PF03477.12 ATP-cone), with product MKVIKRNGRTEELDISKIKKYTSEAVAGLDNVSLSELEVDAKIQFRDNITTEEIQQTLIKTAVDKIDIDRPNWTFVAARLFLYDLYHKTTGFSGYNSLKEYFEKGEKNGRILLGLKEKYDLDDLNAYIKPERDLQFTYLGIKTLYDRYLIKDRNAKPIELPQHMFMAIAMFLAQNELDSQSWAKKFYDLISKFEVMLATPTLSNARTTRHQLSSCYVGSTPDNIEGIFDSYKEMALLSKFGGGIGWDWCKVRAMGGSIDGHKNAAGGIIPFLKVTNDIAVAVDQLGTRKGAIAVYIEPWHMDVSDFLDLRKNSGEERRRAHELFPALWINDLFMKRLEANERWTLFDPADTPDLCDLYGDEFEKRYLEYEKDPNIAKSNMLAKELWKKILTNYFETGMPFLCFKDNANKVNPNAHKGIIRSSNLCTEIFQNTEPNYYQTKVVYSDGTEQLFDESEDITVDGGYTKKAKKITALDRINSKDIFIVEKGIKEGKTAVCNLASINLSKINSKEDIARVVPIAIRMLDNVIDLNFYPHAKVKHTNLASRSIGLGVMGEAQMLAEKGIVWGSYEHLEFIDEVMENISYNAIYASSNLAVEKGTYPDFEGSNWSKGIFPIDNANKNAKALVSRGGLFDQNSCDWEKLRAKVKSDGMRNGYLMAIAPTSSISILVGTTQTIEPVYKRKWFEHNLSGMIPSVVPNLSPDTWQFYTPAYELDQKLIIKAGAVRQKWIDQGQSLNIFMSLDKASGRYLSEIYTLAWKLGVKSTYYLRSESPDSSHLDNKPMDRSVECEGCQ from the coding sequence ATGAAAGTCATAAAACGTAATGGAAGAACAGAAGAATTAGATATTTCAAAGATTAAAAAATACACAAGCGAAGCAGTAGCAGGCTTAGACAATGTAAGTCTCAGCGAGCTTGAAGTCGATGCGAAAATTCAGTTTCGTGATAACATCACCACAGAAGAGATCCAACAAACTCTCATAAAAACCGCAGTCGATAAGATAGATATTGATCGCCCAAACTGGACATTCGTAGCAGCAAGACTGTTTTTATATGATTTGTATCACAAAACAACCGGATTTAGCGGATACAACTCACTCAAAGAGTATTTTGAAAAGGGTGAAAAAAACGGACGCATACTTCTTGGTCTAAAAGAAAAGTATGACCTTGATGATCTAAACGCATATATAAAGCCTGAGCGCGACTTGCAATTTACCTATCTTGGCATAAAAACGCTTTATGATAGGTATCTTATAAAAGATAGAAATGCAAAACCTATCGAGCTACCACAACATATGTTTATGGCGATCGCTATGTTTTTAGCTCAAAATGAGCTTGACTCTCAAAGCTGGGCAAAGAAATTTTACGATCTGATAAGTAAATTTGAAGTGATGCTCGCGACACCTACTTTAAGCAACGCTAGAACCACTAGACATCAGCTCTCAAGCTGTTATGTTGGAAGTACTCCTGATAATATAGAAGGAATTTTTGATAGCTATAAAGAGATGGCGTTGCTTTCTAAATTTGGCGGCGGTATCGGTTGGGACTGGTGCAAAGTACGCGCGATGGGAGGAAGTATAGACGGGCATAAAAACGCTGCTGGCGGTATAATTCCATTTTTAAAAGTTACAAACGATATCGCAGTCGCAGTTGATCAACTAGGAACTAGAAAAGGCGCGATAGCAGTTTATATCGAGCCTTGGCATATGGACGTAAGCGACTTTTTAGATCTTCGTAAAAACTCCGGCGAAGAGCGCAGACGTGCTCACGAGCTATTTCCTGCTTTATGGATAAATGATCTTTTTATGAAAAGACTTGAAGCAAATGAAAGATGGACTCTATTTGATCCAGCAGACACTCCAGATCTTTGTGATCTATACGGTGATGAATTTGAAAAAAGGTATTTGGAGTATGAAAAAGATCCAAATATCGCTAAGAGTAATATGCTAGCAAAAGAGCTTTGGAAAAAGATACTTACAAACTACTTTGAAACAGGAATGCCATTTTTATGTTTCAAAGATAATGCAAACAAAGTAAATCCAAACGCTCATAAAGGTATCATAAGAAGCTCAAATTTATGTACCGAGATATTTCAAAATACAGAGCCAAATTACTACCAAACAAAGGTCGTGTATAGCGATGGCACTGAGCAATTATTTGATGAGAGTGAAGATATAACCGTAGATGGCGGATACACTAAAAAAGCGAAAAAAATAACTGCGCTTGACCGAATAAACTCAAAAGATATATTTATAGTAGAAAAAGGTATAAAAGAGGGAAAAACAGCCGTTTGCAACCTAGCAAGTATAAATTTAAGCAAGATAAACTCAAAAGAAGATATCGCAAGAGTTGTGCCTATCGCCATAAGAATGCTTGATAATGTTATAGATCTAAATTTCTATCCTCACGCTAAAGTCAAACATACGAATTTAGCTAGTCGTTCGATCGGACTTGGAGTTATGGGTGAAGCGCAAATGTTAGCCGAAAAAGGGATCGTTTGGGGAAGTTATGAACATCTTGAGTTTATAGATGAAGTAATGGAAAACATCAGTTATAACGCTATCTATGCTTCATCAAATTTAGCAGTAGAAAAAGGAACTTATCCTGATTTTGAAGGTTCAAACTGGAGTAAAGGCATCTTCCCTATCGATAACGCAAACAAAAATGCAAAAGCTCTCGTAAGTAGAGGCGGATTATTTGATCAAAATAGCTGCGACTGGGAAAAGCTAAGAGCAAAAGTAAAAAGTGACGGTATGAGAAACGGTTATCTTATGGCTATCGCTCCGACTTCTAGTATAAGCATTTTAGTAGGAACGACTCAAACTATCGAGCCTGTTTATAAACGTAAATGGTTTGAACACAATCTATCTGGAATGATCCCTTCAGTGGTACCAAATTTAAGTCCAGATACTTGGCAGTTTTATACACCAGCTTATGAACTTGATCAAAAGCTCATCATAAAAGCTGGAGCCGTAAGACAAAAATGGATAGATCAAGGTCAAAGCTTAAATATATTTATGAGTTTAGATAAAGCTAGTGGTAGATATCTAAGTGAAATTTATACTTTAGCTTGGAAATTAGGTGTAAAATCCACTTATTATCTAAGAAGCGAAAGTCCAGACTCAAGTCATCTTGATAACAAACCTATGGATAGAAGCGTCGAATGTGAGGGTTGTCAGTAA